A single Anopheles maculipalpis chromosome 3RL, idAnoMacuDA_375_x, whole genome shotgun sequence DNA region contains:
- the LOC126561502 gene encoding 2-oxoglutarate dehydrogenase complex component E1 isoform X1 yields MHRARTALHMVNPMGQQNFGAFLLKKPASKLTTELVAASSVKLYNSAAAEPFLNGSSSNYIDDMYNAWLRDPASVHASWDAYFRNNSYAAPPSLAPVPKNHVPAAQYLGSSLPAVAGGGVAVGGRIDDKLIDDHLAVQAIIRSYQIRGHNVARLDPLGINSADLDDKTPPELLYSSYRFVHQRILECVSNEDRQLLMGMKEADMERVFKLPSTTFIGGKEKFLPLREILGRLEKAYCNKIGVEFMFINSLEQCNWIRERFETPNIMTYTNDEKRLILARLTRATGFEAFLAKKFSSEKRFGLEGCEIMIPAMKEVIDVSTRLGVESIIMGMPHRGRLNVLANVCRKPLHQIFTQFAGLEAADDGSGDVKYHLGTYIERLNRVTNKNIRLAVVANPSHLEAVDPVVQGKTRAEQFYRGDGEGKKVMSILLHGDAAFCGQGVVFETMHLSDLPDYTTHGTIHIVVNNQIGFTTDPRHSRSSPYCTDVARVVNAPIFHVNGDDPEAVMHVCKVAAEWRATFHKDVIIDIVSYRRNGHNEIDEPMFTQPLMYKKIRGTKPALDIYANQLISEGVVTAEEVKSVKDKYEKICEEAFEQAKTETHIKYKDWIDSPWSGFFEGKDPLKVAPTGVIEETLVHIGNRFSSPPPNAAEFVIHKGLLRVLAARKEMLENKTIDWALAEAMAFGSLLKEGIHVRLSGQDVERGTFSHRHHVLHHQTVDKATYRPLCHLYPDQAPYTVCNSSLSEFGVLGFELGYSMTNPNALVCWEAQFGDFNNTAQCIIDQFVSSGQAKWVRQSGLVMLLPHGMEGMGPEHSSARVERFLQMCSDDPDYFPPESDEFAIRQLHDINWIVANCSTPGNYFHLLRRQIALPFRKPLIVLTPKSLLRHPECRSNFSEMTDGTEFKRLIPDALTAENPNQVKRVIFCTGRVYYDLLKARRDRKLDNDIAISRIEQISPFPYDLVKAECAKYPNAELVWAQEEHKNQGCWTYVQPRFDTAINSTRDFSVQEEKLVQQKTGQGFNIPQGTFNSPTSGSAASKGRKVRISSRPLSYVGRPCGASTATGSKAQHLKELKNLLDDAMAL; encoded by the exons ATGCATCGCGCAAGAACAGCTCTCCATATGGTGAACCCGATGGGTCAGCAGAATTTCGGAGCATTTCTGCTGAAGAAACCAGCGTCGAAG ctGACCACGGAACTGGTTGCCGCTTCGTCCGTGAAGCTTTACAACTCCGCTGCAGCCGAACCGTTCCTGAATGGTTCTTCGTCAAACTACATTGACGATATGTATAATGCATGGCTGCGGGATCCAGCTTCCGTGCACGCG TCCTGGGATGCATATTTCCGCAACAACTCGTACGCCGCACCACCGAGCTTAGCTCCGGTACCGAAGAACCATGTACCCGCCGCACAGTACCTCGGCAGCTCGCTGCCAGCCGTGGCCGGCGGAGGCGTCGCCgtcggtggacgtatcgacGATAAGCTGATCGATGATCATCTTGCCGTGCAAGCCATCATTCGTAGCTATCAG ATCAGAGGGCATAATGTGGCCCGTCTTGACCCGCTCGGCATCAATAGTGCAGACCTGGACGATAAAACTCCACCAGAGTTGCTGTACTCGTCCTACCGTTTTG TACACCAAAGGATCTTGGAGTGTGTAAGCAATGAAGATCGTCAACTGCTGATGGGGATGA AGGAAGCCGACATGGAACGCGTCTTCAAGCTGCCGAGCACAACGTTCATCGGTGGTAAGGAAAAGTTCCTGCCGCTGCGTGAAATTCTGGGCCGACTGGAGAAGGCGTACTGCAACAAAATCGGCGTCGAGTTCATGTTCATCAACTCGCTCGAACAGTGTAATTGGATCCGCGAACGCTTCGAAACGCCCAACATCATGACGTACACGAACGACGAGAAACGACTCATTCTGGCCCGCCTAACGCGCGCCACCGGATTCGAAGCATTCTTGGCGAAGAAATTCTCGTCAGAAAAGCGTTTCGGTCTGGAGGGTTGCGAGATCATGATACCCGCGATGAAGGAGGTAATTGATGTGTCGACGCGTCTGGGCGTTGAGTCGATCATCATGGGTATGCCGCATCGTGGTCGTTTGAACGTGCTGGCCAACGTGTGCCGTAAGCCGCTGCACCAGATCTTTACGCAGTTTGCCGGTTTGGAAGCGGCCGATGAT GGTTCTGGTGACGTAAAATACCATCTCGGTACGTACATTGAGCGTCTCAATCGTGTGACGAACAAGAACATTCGTCTAGCCGTCGTCGCCAACCCGTCCCATCTGGAGGCGGTCGATCCGGTCGTCCAGGGTAAGACGCGTGCTGAACAGTTCTACCGCGGTGATGGTGAGGGCAAGAAGGTGATGTCGATCCTGCTGCACGGTGATGCCGCATTCTGCGGACAGGGTGTGGTGTTTGAGACGATGCATTTGTCCGACCTGCCGGACTACACCACGCACGGTACGATCCACATTGTGGTGAACAATCAGATTGGTTTCACAACCGATCCGCGTCATTCGCGTTCGTCGCCCTACTGTACGGACGTGGCACGCGTCGTCAATGCGCCAATCTTCCACGTGAACGGTGACGATCCGGAGGCGGTGATGCACGTGTGCAAGGTGGCTGCCGAGTGGCGTGCCACATTCCACAAGGACGTCATCATCGATATCGTGAGCTACCGTCGCAATGGACACAACGAAATCGATGAGCCAATGTTCACGCAACCGCTGATGTACAAAAAGATTCGCGGTACGAAGCCGGCACTCGATATCTACGCTAATCAGCTAATTAGCGAGGGAGTTGTGACGGCTGAGGAGGTTAAGAGCGTGAAGGACAAGTACGAGAAGATTTGCGAGGAAGCGTTCGAGCAGGCAAAGACCGAAACGCACATCAAGTACAAGGACTGGATCGATTCGCCATGGTCGGGCTTTTTCGAGGGCAAGGACCCACTGAAGGTCGCCCCGACCGGTGTAATTGAGGAGACGCTGGTACACATCGGTAATCGGTTCTCGTCGCCACCACCGAACGCTGCCGAATTCGTCATCCACAAGGGTTTGCTGCGTGTGCTGGCCGCTCGTAAGGaaatgttggaaaacaaaaccatcgatTGGGCTTTGGCCGAAGCGATGGCGTTCGGTTCGCTGCTGAAGGAAGGCATCCACGTGCGTCTGTCCGGACAGGACGTGGAGCGTGGTACTTTCTCGCATCGTCATCACGTCCTGCACCATCAGACGGTGGATAAGGCAACGTACAGGCCGCTGTGCCATCTGTACCCGGATCAGGCCCCGTACACGGTGTGCAATAGCTCGCTGTCCGAGTTTGGTGTGCTCGGATTTGAGTTGGGCTACTCGATGACCAACCCGAACGCGCTCGTCTGCTGGGAGGCTCAGTTTGGCGATTTCAACAACACCGCACAGTGCATTATTGATCAGTTCGTGTCGTCGGGCCAGGCAAAGTGGGTGCGCCAGAGTGGTTTGGTGATGCTGTTGCCGCACGGTATGGAGGGTATGGGACCGGAACATTCGTCGGCTCGTGTCGAACGATTCCTGCAGATGTGCTCGGACGATCCCGACTACTTCCCGCCAGAGTCGGACGAATTTGCCATCCGGCAACTGCACGACATTAACTGGATCGTGGCTAACTGTTCGACCCCGGGCAACTACTTCCACCTGTTGCGTCGCCAGATTGCGCTACCGTTCCGGAAGCCGCTGATCGTGCTGACGCCCAAGTCGCTGCTGCGTCATCCGGAGTGCAGAAGCAACTTCAGCGAAATGACGGACGGAACCGAATTCAAGCG ATTGATACCCGACGCATTGACCGCCGAAAACCCGAACCAGGTTAAGCGTGTGATCTTCTGTACTGGCCGTGTGTACTACGATCTGCTGAAGGCCCGCCGTGACCGCAAGCTGGATAATGATATTGCGATCAGCCGTATCGAACAG ATCTCGCCCTTCCCTTACGACCTGGTGAAGGCCGAGTGCGCCAAATATCCGAACGCCGAGCTGGTGTGGGCCCAAGAAGAGCACAAGAATCAAGGCTGCTGGACGTACGTGCAGCCACGCTTCGACACCGCGATCAACTCGACTCGTGATTTCAG CGTGCAAGAAGAAAAGCTTGTGCAGCAGAAAACCGGCCAAGGATTCAATATCCCGCAAGGTACCTTTAACTCTCCGACGAGCGGTTCTGCGGCCAGCAAGGGTCGCAAAGTGCGAATCTCATCGCGACCACTTAG
- the LOC126561502 gene encoding 2-oxoglutarate dehydrogenase complex component E1 isoform X5, with amino-acid sequence MHRARTALHMVNPMGQQNFGAFLLKKPASKLTTELVAASSVKLYNSAAAEPFLNGSSSNYIDDMYNAWLRDPASVHASWDAYFRNNSYAAPPSLAPVPKNHVPAAQYLGSSLPAVAGGGVAVGGRIDDKLIDDHLAVQAIIRSYQIRGHNVARLDPLGINSADLDDKTPPELLYSSYRFEEADMERVFKLPSTTFIGGKEKFLPLREILGRLEKAYCNKIGVEFMFINSLEQCNWIRERFETPNIMTYTNDEKRLILARLTRATGFEAFLAKKFSSEKRFGLEGCEIMIPAMKEVIDVSTRLGVESIIMGMPHRGRLNVLANVCRKPLHQIFTQFAGLEAADDGSGDVKYHLGTYIERLNRVTNKNIRLAVVANPSHLEAVDPVVQGKTRAEQFYRGDGEGKKVMSILLHGDAAFCGQGVVFETMHLSDLPDYTTHGTIHIVVNNQIGFTTDPRHSRSSPYCTDVARVVNAPIFHVNGDDPEAVMHVCKVAAEWRATFHKDVIIDIVSYRRNGHNEIDEPMFTQPLMYKKIRGTKPALDIYANQLISEGVVTAEEVKSVKDKYEKICEEAFEQAKTETHIKYKDWIDSPWSGFFEGKDPLKVAPTGVIEETLVHIGNRFSSPPPNAAEFVIHKGLLRVLAARKEMLENKTIDWALAEAMAFGSLLKEGIHVRLSGQDVERGTFSHRHHVLHHQTVDKATYRPLCHLYPDQAPYTVCNSSLSEFGVLGFELGYSMTNPNALVCWEAQFGDFNNTAQCIIDQFVSSGQAKWVRQSGLVMLLPHGMEGMGPEHSSARVERFLQMCSDDPDYFPPESDEFAIRQLHDINWIVANCSTPGNYFHLLRRQIALPFRKPLIVLTPKSLLRHPECRSNFSEMTDGTEFKRLIPDALTAENPNQVKRVIFCTGRVYYDLLKARRDRKLDNDIAISRIEQISPFPYDLVKAECAKYPNAELVWAQEEHKNQGCWTYVQPRFDTAINSTRDFSYVGRPCGASTATGSKAQHLKELKNLLDDAMAL; translated from the exons ATGCATCGCGCAAGAACAGCTCTCCATATGGTGAACCCGATGGGTCAGCAGAATTTCGGAGCATTTCTGCTGAAGAAACCAGCGTCGAAG ctGACCACGGAACTGGTTGCCGCTTCGTCCGTGAAGCTTTACAACTCCGCTGCAGCCGAACCGTTCCTGAATGGTTCTTCGTCAAACTACATTGACGATATGTATAATGCATGGCTGCGGGATCCAGCTTCCGTGCACGCG TCCTGGGATGCATATTTCCGCAACAACTCGTACGCCGCACCACCGAGCTTAGCTCCGGTACCGAAGAACCATGTACCCGCCGCACAGTACCTCGGCAGCTCGCTGCCAGCCGTGGCCGGCGGAGGCGTCGCCgtcggtggacgtatcgacGATAAGCTGATCGATGATCATCTTGCCGTGCAAGCCATCATTCGTAGCTATCAG ATCAGAGGGCATAATGTGGCCCGTCTTGACCCGCTCGGCATCAATAGTGCAGACCTGGACGATAAAACTCCACCAGAGTTGCTGTACTCGTCCTACCGTTTTG AGGAAGCCGACATGGAACGCGTCTTCAAGCTGCCGAGCACAACGTTCATCGGTGGTAAGGAAAAGTTCCTGCCGCTGCGTGAAATTCTGGGCCGACTGGAGAAGGCGTACTGCAACAAAATCGGCGTCGAGTTCATGTTCATCAACTCGCTCGAACAGTGTAATTGGATCCGCGAACGCTTCGAAACGCCCAACATCATGACGTACACGAACGACGAGAAACGACTCATTCTGGCCCGCCTAACGCGCGCCACCGGATTCGAAGCATTCTTGGCGAAGAAATTCTCGTCAGAAAAGCGTTTCGGTCTGGAGGGTTGCGAGATCATGATACCCGCGATGAAGGAGGTAATTGATGTGTCGACGCGTCTGGGCGTTGAGTCGATCATCATGGGTATGCCGCATCGTGGTCGTTTGAACGTGCTGGCCAACGTGTGCCGTAAGCCGCTGCACCAGATCTTTACGCAGTTTGCCGGTTTGGAAGCGGCCGATGAT GGTTCTGGTGACGTAAAATACCATCTCGGTACGTACATTGAGCGTCTCAATCGTGTGACGAACAAGAACATTCGTCTAGCCGTCGTCGCCAACCCGTCCCATCTGGAGGCGGTCGATCCGGTCGTCCAGGGTAAGACGCGTGCTGAACAGTTCTACCGCGGTGATGGTGAGGGCAAGAAGGTGATGTCGATCCTGCTGCACGGTGATGCCGCATTCTGCGGACAGGGTGTGGTGTTTGAGACGATGCATTTGTCCGACCTGCCGGACTACACCACGCACGGTACGATCCACATTGTGGTGAACAATCAGATTGGTTTCACAACCGATCCGCGTCATTCGCGTTCGTCGCCCTACTGTACGGACGTGGCACGCGTCGTCAATGCGCCAATCTTCCACGTGAACGGTGACGATCCGGAGGCGGTGATGCACGTGTGCAAGGTGGCTGCCGAGTGGCGTGCCACATTCCACAAGGACGTCATCATCGATATCGTGAGCTACCGTCGCAATGGACACAACGAAATCGATGAGCCAATGTTCACGCAACCGCTGATGTACAAAAAGATTCGCGGTACGAAGCCGGCACTCGATATCTACGCTAATCAGCTAATTAGCGAGGGAGTTGTGACGGCTGAGGAGGTTAAGAGCGTGAAGGACAAGTACGAGAAGATTTGCGAGGAAGCGTTCGAGCAGGCAAAGACCGAAACGCACATCAAGTACAAGGACTGGATCGATTCGCCATGGTCGGGCTTTTTCGAGGGCAAGGACCCACTGAAGGTCGCCCCGACCGGTGTAATTGAGGAGACGCTGGTACACATCGGTAATCGGTTCTCGTCGCCACCACCGAACGCTGCCGAATTCGTCATCCACAAGGGTTTGCTGCGTGTGCTGGCCGCTCGTAAGGaaatgttggaaaacaaaaccatcgatTGGGCTTTGGCCGAAGCGATGGCGTTCGGTTCGCTGCTGAAGGAAGGCATCCACGTGCGTCTGTCCGGACAGGACGTGGAGCGTGGTACTTTCTCGCATCGTCATCACGTCCTGCACCATCAGACGGTGGATAAGGCAACGTACAGGCCGCTGTGCCATCTGTACCCGGATCAGGCCCCGTACACGGTGTGCAATAGCTCGCTGTCCGAGTTTGGTGTGCTCGGATTTGAGTTGGGCTACTCGATGACCAACCCGAACGCGCTCGTCTGCTGGGAGGCTCAGTTTGGCGATTTCAACAACACCGCACAGTGCATTATTGATCAGTTCGTGTCGTCGGGCCAGGCAAAGTGGGTGCGCCAGAGTGGTTTGGTGATGCTGTTGCCGCACGGTATGGAGGGTATGGGACCGGAACATTCGTCGGCTCGTGTCGAACGATTCCTGCAGATGTGCTCGGACGATCCCGACTACTTCCCGCCAGAGTCGGACGAATTTGCCATCCGGCAACTGCACGACATTAACTGGATCGTGGCTAACTGTTCGACCCCGGGCAACTACTTCCACCTGTTGCGTCGCCAGATTGCGCTACCGTTCCGGAAGCCGCTGATCGTGCTGACGCCCAAGTCGCTGCTGCGTCATCCGGAGTGCAGAAGCAACTTCAGCGAAATGACGGACGGAACCGAATTCAAGCG ATTGATACCCGACGCATTGACCGCCGAAAACCCGAACCAGGTTAAGCGTGTGATCTTCTGTACTGGCCGTGTGTACTACGATCTGCTGAAGGCCCGCCGTGACCGCAAGCTGGATAATGATATTGCGATCAGCCGTATCGAACAG ATCTCGCCCTTCCCTTACGACCTGGTGAAGGCCGAGTGCGCCAAATATCCGAACGCCGAGCTGGTGTGGGCCCAAGAAGAGCACAAGAATCAAGGCTGCTGGACGTACGTGCAGCCACGCTTCGACACCGCGATCAACTCGACTCGTGATTTCAG
- the LOC126561502 gene encoding 2-oxoglutarate dehydrogenase complex component E1 isoform X6, whose translation MHRARTALHMVNPMGQQNFGAFLLKKPASKLTTELVAASSVKLYNSAAAEPFLNGSSSNYIDDMYNAWLRDPASVHASWDAYFRNNSYAAPPSLAPVPKNHVPAAQYLGSSLPAVAGGGVAVGGRIDDKLIDDHLAVQAIIRSYQIRGHNVARLDPLGINSADLDDKTPPELLYSSYRFVHQRILECVSNEDRQLLMGMKEADMERVFKLPSTTFIGGKEKFLPLREILGRLEKAYCNKIGVEFMFINSLEQCNWIRERFETPNIMTYTNDEKRLILARLTRATGFEAFLAKKFSSEKRFGLEGCEIMIPAMKEVIDVSTRLGVESIIMGMPHRGRLNVLANVCRKPLHQIFTQFAGLEAADDGSGDVKYHLGTYIERLNRVTNKNIRLAVVANPSHLEAVDPVVQGKTRAEQFYRGDGEGKKVMSILLHGDAAFCGQGVVFETMHLSDLPDYTTHGTIHIVVNNQIGFTTDPRHSRSSPYCTDVARVVNAPIFHVNGDDPEAVMHVCKVAAEWRATFHKDVIIDIVSYRRNGHNEIDEPMFTQPLMYKKIRGTKPALDIYANQLISEGVVTAEEVKSVKDKYEKICEEAFEQAKTETHIKYKDWIDSPWSGFFEGKDPLKVAPTGVIEETLVHIGNRFSSPPPNAAEFVIHKGLLRVLAARKEMLENKTIDWALAEAMAFGSLLKEGIHVRLSGQDVERGTFSHRHHVLHHQTVDKATYRPLCHLYPDQAPYTVCNSSLSEFGVLGFELGYSMTNPNALVCWEAQFGDFNNTAQCIIDQFVSSGQAKWVRQSGLVMLLPHGMEGMGPEHSSARVERFLQMCSDDPDYFPPESDEFAIRQLHDINWIVANCSTPGNYFHLLRRQIALPFRKPLIVLTPKSLLRHPECRSNFSEMTDGTEFKRLIPDALTAENPNQVKRVIFCTGRVYYDLLKARRDRKLDNDIAISRIEQISPFPYDLVKAECAKYPNAELVWAQEEHKNQGCWTYVQPRFDTAINSTRDFR comes from the exons ATGCATCGCGCAAGAACAGCTCTCCATATGGTGAACCCGATGGGTCAGCAGAATTTCGGAGCATTTCTGCTGAAGAAACCAGCGTCGAAG ctGACCACGGAACTGGTTGCCGCTTCGTCCGTGAAGCTTTACAACTCCGCTGCAGCCGAACCGTTCCTGAATGGTTCTTCGTCAAACTACATTGACGATATGTATAATGCATGGCTGCGGGATCCAGCTTCCGTGCACGCG TCCTGGGATGCATATTTCCGCAACAACTCGTACGCCGCACCACCGAGCTTAGCTCCGGTACCGAAGAACCATGTACCCGCCGCACAGTACCTCGGCAGCTCGCTGCCAGCCGTGGCCGGCGGAGGCGTCGCCgtcggtggacgtatcgacGATAAGCTGATCGATGATCATCTTGCCGTGCAAGCCATCATTCGTAGCTATCAG ATCAGAGGGCATAATGTGGCCCGTCTTGACCCGCTCGGCATCAATAGTGCAGACCTGGACGATAAAACTCCACCAGAGTTGCTGTACTCGTCCTACCGTTTTG TACACCAAAGGATCTTGGAGTGTGTAAGCAATGAAGATCGTCAACTGCTGATGGGGATGA AGGAAGCCGACATGGAACGCGTCTTCAAGCTGCCGAGCACAACGTTCATCGGTGGTAAGGAAAAGTTCCTGCCGCTGCGTGAAATTCTGGGCCGACTGGAGAAGGCGTACTGCAACAAAATCGGCGTCGAGTTCATGTTCATCAACTCGCTCGAACAGTGTAATTGGATCCGCGAACGCTTCGAAACGCCCAACATCATGACGTACACGAACGACGAGAAACGACTCATTCTGGCCCGCCTAACGCGCGCCACCGGATTCGAAGCATTCTTGGCGAAGAAATTCTCGTCAGAAAAGCGTTTCGGTCTGGAGGGTTGCGAGATCATGATACCCGCGATGAAGGAGGTAATTGATGTGTCGACGCGTCTGGGCGTTGAGTCGATCATCATGGGTATGCCGCATCGTGGTCGTTTGAACGTGCTGGCCAACGTGTGCCGTAAGCCGCTGCACCAGATCTTTACGCAGTTTGCCGGTTTGGAAGCGGCCGATGAT GGTTCTGGTGACGTAAAATACCATCTCGGTACGTACATTGAGCGTCTCAATCGTGTGACGAACAAGAACATTCGTCTAGCCGTCGTCGCCAACCCGTCCCATCTGGAGGCGGTCGATCCGGTCGTCCAGGGTAAGACGCGTGCTGAACAGTTCTACCGCGGTGATGGTGAGGGCAAGAAGGTGATGTCGATCCTGCTGCACGGTGATGCCGCATTCTGCGGACAGGGTGTGGTGTTTGAGACGATGCATTTGTCCGACCTGCCGGACTACACCACGCACGGTACGATCCACATTGTGGTGAACAATCAGATTGGTTTCACAACCGATCCGCGTCATTCGCGTTCGTCGCCCTACTGTACGGACGTGGCACGCGTCGTCAATGCGCCAATCTTCCACGTGAACGGTGACGATCCGGAGGCGGTGATGCACGTGTGCAAGGTGGCTGCCGAGTGGCGTGCCACATTCCACAAGGACGTCATCATCGATATCGTGAGCTACCGTCGCAATGGACACAACGAAATCGATGAGCCAATGTTCACGCAACCGCTGATGTACAAAAAGATTCGCGGTACGAAGCCGGCACTCGATATCTACGCTAATCAGCTAATTAGCGAGGGAGTTGTGACGGCTGAGGAGGTTAAGAGCGTGAAGGACAAGTACGAGAAGATTTGCGAGGAAGCGTTCGAGCAGGCAAAGACCGAAACGCACATCAAGTACAAGGACTGGATCGATTCGCCATGGTCGGGCTTTTTCGAGGGCAAGGACCCACTGAAGGTCGCCCCGACCGGTGTAATTGAGGAGACGCTGGTACACATCGGTAATCGGTTCTCGTCGCCACCACCGAACGCTGCCGAATTCGTCATCCACAAGGGTTTGCTGCGTGTGCTGGCCGCTCGTAAGGaaatgttggaaaacaaaaccatcgatTGGGCTTTGGCCGAAGCGATGGCGTTCGGTTCGCTGCTGAAGGAAGGCATCCACGTGCGTCTGTCCGGACAGGACGTGGAGCGTGGTACTTTCTCGCATCGTCATCACGTCCTGCACCATCAGACGGTGGATAAGGCAACGTACAGGCCGCTGTGCCATCTGTACCCGGATCAGGCCCCGTACACGGTGTGCAATAGCTCGCTGTCCGAGTTTGGTGTGCTCGGATTTGAGTTGGGCTACTCGATGACCAACCCGAACGCGCTCGTCTGCTGGGAGGCTCAGTTTGGCGATTTCAACAACACCGCACAGTGCATTATTGATCAGTTCGTGTCGTCGGGCCAGGCAAAGTGGGTGCGCCAGAGTGGTTTGGTGATGCTGTTGCCGCACGGTATGGAGGGTATGGGACCGGAACATTCGTCGGCTCGTGTCGAACGATTCCTGCAGATGTGCTCGGACGATCCCGACTACTTCCCGCCAGAGTCGGACGAATTTGCCATCCGGCAACTGCACGACATTAACTGGATCGTGGCTAACTGTTCGACCCCGGGCAACTACTTCCACCTGTTGCGTCGCCAGATTGCGCTACCGTTCCGGAAGCCGCTGATCGTGCTGACGCCCAAGTCGCTGCTGCGTCATCCGGAGTGCAGAAGCAACTTCAGCGAAATGACGGACGGAACCGAATTCAAGCG ATTGATACCCGACGCATTGACCGCCGAAAACCCGAACCAGGTTAAGCGTGTGATCTTCTGTACTGGCCGTGTGTACTACGATCTGCTGAAGGCCCGCCGTGACCGCAAGCTGGATAATGATATTGCGATCAGCCGTATCGAACAG ATCTCGCCCTTCCCTTACGACCTGGTGAAGGCCGAGTGCGCCAAATATCCGAACGCCGAGCTGGTGTGGGCCCAAGAAGAGCACAAGAATCAAGGCTGCTGGACGTACGTGCAGCCACGCTTCGACACCGCGATCAACTCGACTCGTGATTTCAGGTGA